The Pan paniscus chromosome 1, NHGRI_mPanPan1-v2.0_pri, whole genome shotgun sequence genome has a segment encoding these proteins:
- the BTG2 gene encoding protein BTG2: MSHGKGTDMLPEIAAAVGFLSSLLRTRGCVSEQRLKVFSGALQEALTEHYKHHWFPEKPSKGSGYRCIRINHKMDPIISRVASQIGLSQPQLHQLLPSELTLWVDPYEVSYRIGEDGSICVLYEEAPLAASCGLLTCKNQVLLGRSSPSKNYVMAVSS, translated from the exons ATGAGCCACGGGAAGGGAACCGACATGCTCCCGGAGATCGCCGCCGCCGTGGGCTtcctctccagcctcctgagGACCCGGGGCTGCGTGAGCGAGCAGAGGCTTAAGGTCTTCAGCGGGGCGCTCCAGGAGGCACTCACAG AGCACTACAAACACCACTGGTTTCCCGAAAAGCCGTCCAAGGGCTCCGGCTACCGCTGCATTCGCATCAACCACAAGATGGACCCCATCATCAGCAGGGTGGCCAGCCAGATCGGACTCAGCCAGCCCCAGCTGCACCAGCTGCTGCCCAGCGAGCTGACCCTGTGGGTGGACCCCTATGAGGTGTCCTACCGCATTGGGGAGGACGGCTCCATCTGCGTCTTGTACGAGGAGGCCCCACTGGCCGCCTCCTGTGGGCTCCTCACCTGCAAGAACCAAGTGCTGCTGGGCCGGAGCAGCCCCTCCAAGAACTACGTGATGGCGGTCTCCAGCTAG